A window from Primulina huaijiensis isolate GDHJ02 chromosome 13, ASM1229523v2, whole genome shotgun sequence encodes these proteins:
- the LOC140991701 gene encoding mitochondrial import receptor subunit TOM5 homolog — protein MADGVLSVENIKAFWHSQVHDPEKRELNLKLLRAFGLFAGSIVLMRRYGDLMAI, from the exons ATGGCGGATGGAGTGTTATCGGTGGAGAATATCAAAGCTTTTTGGCACTCTCAAGTCCATGACCCTGAGAAACGGGAGCTCAACTTG AAATTACTCCGTGCGTTTGGGCTCTTTGCTGGCTCCATTGTCTTGATGCGCCGGTATGGTGATTTGATGGCCATATGA
- the LOC140956317 gene encoding uncharacterized protein has translation MAFLRKAGNMMGRTLSSHISQEITSSRPSIFQAIRCMSTSKLFIGGLSYGTDDMSLAEAFSKYGDVAEARVIVDRDTGKSRGFGFVTYASVDDASAAIQALDQQELDGRRIRVDYANDRARGSGGGGYQGGGYSGGYGGGNYGSGGGYNNNDGYGGNYGGGNYGRVGGGYGGGDGAGVDKYDGRNMSYGGDGQNFGVAGGTGGNNDSGSHFTSSGQEGFGDTFGTKQSNQFGVGDEGFGQDDPLEGNYRDDDDTPGNYADRRG, from the exons ATGGCTTTCTTGAGAAAAGCTGGGAATATGATGGGGAGAACTCTGAGTTCGCATATCAGTCAGGAAATTACTTCTTCCAGACCATCCATCTTTCAAGCTATAAGATGCATGTCAACTTCAAAGCTCTTTATTGGAG GACTCTCGTACGGCACTGATGACATGAGTCTGGCAGAGGCGTTCAGTAAGTATGGAGATGTTGCTGAAG CTAGAGTAATTGTGGATCGTGATACTGGTAAATCAAGAGGATTTGGCTTTGTTACTTACGCTTCCGTTGATGATGCATCTGCTGCTATCCAAGCCTTGGACCAACAG GAACTTGATGGTCGTAGGATAAGGGTGGATTATGCAAATGACAGGGCACGTGGTTCTGGTGGTGGGGGCTACCAAGGTGGTGGTTACAGTGGTGGTTATGGAGGTGGGAATTATGGTTCTGGTGGGGGTTATAATAACAATGATGGTTATGGGGGGAATTATGGTGGTGGAAATTATGGACGTGTGGGGGGCGGTTATGGTGGTGGCGATGGGGCAGGGGTCGACAAGTACGATGGTAGGAATATGAGCTATGGCGGTGATGGTCAGAACTTTGGTGTTGCTGGAGGCACTGGGGGCAATAATGATTCTGGTAGCCATTTTACCAGCTCTGGACAGGAAGGTTTTGGTGACACTTTCGGTACTAAGCAAAGCAATCAATTTGGAGTTGGTGATGAAGGTTTCGGCCAAGATGACCCATTGGAAGGAAACTACAGAGACGATGATGACACTCCTGGAAACTATGCTGATCGAAGGGGCTGA
- the LOC140956382 gene encoding phosphoserine phosphatase, chloroplastic-like, whose product MDNLICGRIKLYPVCSFSNGKQKSTLFSVLNPSFTRGVFIRRSTSLARGWDSFTCTWSMRSPNSFSSVAASVQPLEASTVEHFENTLPSDEILEVWRNANVVCFDVDSTVCLDEGIDELAEFCGAGKAVADWTARAMSGSVPFEQALAARLSLFNPSLSQVQDFLEKRPPKLSPGIDALVRKLKDKNKDVYLVSGGFRQMINPVASILSIPLESIYANRLLFGSSGEFLGFDANEPTSRSGGKATAVEQIRKAHQYSSLVMIGDGATDLEARKPGGADLFICFGGVQLREAVAAKADWLVFNFKDLINSLD is encoded by the exons ATGGACAACTTGATCTGTGGTCGGATAAAATTGTACCCAGTTTGCTCTTTTAGTAACGGGAAACAAAAATCTACACTTTTTTCCGTATTAAATCCAAGTTTTACAAGGGGAGTTTTCATTCGTCGAAGCACTTCACTCGCTAGGGGATGGGATTCATTCACTTGCACCTGGTCAATGAGAAGTCCCAACTCTTTTAGCTCAGTTGCTGCTTCTGTTCAACCACTGGAGGCCTCAACAGTGGAGCATTTTGAGAACACATTACCCTCCGATG AGATCCTTGAGGTATGGAGAAATGCAAATGTTGTATGCTTTGATGTGGATAGCACCGTGTGCTTGGATGAGGGTATTGATGAGCTGGCAGAGTTCTGTGGAGCTGGAAAGGCTGTTGCTGATTGGACTGCCAG GGCAATGAGTGGCTCCGTTCCTTTTGAGCAGGCGTTAGCTGCTAGATTGTCTCTTTTCAATCCATCACTATCTCAGGTGCAAGATTTCCTTGAGAAGAGACCTCCAAA ACTTTCTCCTGGAATTGATGCATTGGTGAGGAAGCTGAAGGACAAAAATAAAGATGTTTATCTGGTCTCTGGTGGTTTTCGACAAATGATAAAT ccCGTTGCATCAATCCTCAGTATACCCCTTGAAAGCATATATGCCAATCGACTACTGTTTGGAAGCTCTGGTGAGTTTTTAGGATTTGATGCTAATGAGCCAACTTCAAGGAGTGGAGGGAAAGCCACTGCTGTTGAACAGATTAGAAAG GCTCACCAATACTCGTCATTAGTCATGATTGGAGATGGTGCAACCGATCTAGAG GCTCGTAAACCAGGAGGTGCTGACTTGTTTATATGCTTTGGGGGAGTTCAGCTTCGAGAGGCTGTTGCGGCCAAGGCTGACTGGCTGGTGTTCAATTTCAAAGACTTGATTAACTCTTTGGACTAG
- the LOC140991633 gene encoding uncharacterized protein yields the protein MEIMAAAPYSPLTIRSMAAKKPISSTAKTVGSKKSTTVYPLGEPARVGNTASGTPVKLLTRVEQLRLLSKAEKAGLLSAAEKAGLSLSAIEKLGLLSKAEEFGVLSIATDPGTPSTLLTLSLFLLVLGPVFVFLVPENYPWQIGLQFVVAGVSIVGGSAAFATSNLLSSLQK from the exons ATGGAGATTATGGCGGCAGCACCGTATTCACCTCTTACAATCAGATCCATGGCTGCTAAAAAGCCCATTTCTTCTACCGCCAAAACTGTTGGCTCTAAAAAG AGTACAACGGTCTATCCTCTGGGAGAGCCCGCACGAGTGGGCAACACAGCGTCGGGGACGCCTGTGAAGCTTTTGACGAGGGTGGAGCAGCTGCGCCTCCTCAGTAAGGCGGAGAAGGCCGGCCTCTTATCAGCAGCGGAGAAAGCAGGGTTGTCGTTGTCTGCGATAGAGAAGCTCGGCCTTCTCTCTAAAGCAGAGGAATTCGGTGTCCTGTCAATTGCTACCGACCCTGGAACGCCCTCGACTCTGCTCACTCTGAGCCTGTTTTTACTTGTTTTGGGCCCTGTGTTCGTGTTCTTGGTGCCGGAAAATTACCCTTGGCAGATAGGACTGCAGTTTGTGGTTGCTGGGGTTTCTATAGTTGGTGGATCTGCTGCTTTTGCTACCTCAAATCTTTTGTCTAGTCTGCAGAAATAA
- the LOC140990892 gene encoding glycerophosphodiester phosphodiesterase GDPD6, translated as MGSFCHAPFFFLLLIVGCSARALYPLPSRRNDRNRQPLQTFRPYNIAHRGSNGEIPEETAAAYMRAIEEGADFIESDILSSKDGVLICFHDVNLDDTTDIAMHKEFSDRKRTYEVQGDNITGYFTVDFTIKELKSLRVKQRYHFRDQQYNGQFPIITFEEFISIALDAPRVVGIYPEMKNPVFINQHVKWSGGKKFEDKFVETLKKYGYKGSYLSKQWLKQPVFVQSFAPTSLTYISNLTDVPKIFLIDDTTMPTQDTNQSFWEITSDKYLDFIKEYVVGIGPWKDTLVTASNNYLQTPTDLVARAHAHNLQVHPYTFRNENQFLHFNFSEDPYNEYEYWIHRIGVDGLFTDFTGSLHQYQEWTSPFPSDEEDAYKLLDKIVSMITKFKH; from the exons ATGGGTTCGTTCT GTCATGCccctttcttttttcttctattAATTGTTGGGTGCTCGGCAAGAGCACTTTACCCTCTCCCTAGCAGAAGAAATGACAGAAACAGACAGCCGCTTCAAACATTTCGTCCATATAACATTGCACATCGTGGTTCGAATGGAGAAATTCCCGAAGAAACAGCTGCTGCTTACATG CGAGCTATTGAAGAAGGTGCTGATTTCATAGAGTCTGATATTCTGTCTTCGAAAGATGGTGTTCTTATATGCTTCCATGATGTAAACCTTGATGATACAACTGATATAGCTATGCACAAGGAATTCTCTGATCGAAAGAGGACTTATGAGGTTCAAGGGGATAATATTACCGGGTATTTCACAG TTGATTTCACCATAAAAGAGTTAAAATCGTTGCGAGTGAAACAGAGGTACCATTTTCGGGATCAGCAATATAATG GTCAATTTCCTATAATCACTTTTGAAGAGTTTATTTCAATCGCTCTTGATGCACCACGAGTTGTTGGAATATATCCAGAGATGAAAAATCCAGTATTTATCAATCAACAT GTGAAATGGTCAGGTGGAAAGAAATTTGAGGACAAATTTGTCGAGACACTCAAGAAGTACGGATACAAGGGATCCTATTTGTCAAAGCAATGGTTGAAACAGCCTGTTTTTGTTCAGTCGTTTGCACCCACTTCTCTTACCTATATATCTAACCTGACTGATGTGCCCAAGATCTTTCTAATTGACGATACGACGATGCCTACTCAGGATACAAATCAG TCATTTTGGGAGATCACTTCAGATAAATATCTCGACTTTATCAAAGAATATGTTGTGGGAATTGGACCTTGGAAGGATACCCTTGTTACAGCATCCAATAATTATCTGCAAACACCCACCGATCTTGTAGCTAGGGCACATGCTCATAATCTTCAG GTTCACCCCTACACATTCCGAAACGAGAACCAGTTTCTGCACTTCAACTTTAGTGAAGACCCCTATAACGAATACGAGTATTGGATCCACAGGATTGGTGTTGATGGACTCTTTACAGATTTCACTGGCAGTCTCCATCAGTATCAGGAGTGGACTTCTCCATTCccatctgacgaggaagacgcTTATAAATTACTAGATAAGATAGTATCCATGATAACAAAGTTCAAACATTAG
- the LOC140956346 gene encoding presenilin-like protein At2g29900, with amino-acid sequence MDRNPRRRSILETLGEEIVRIVTPVSICMILVVILVSLLNTDSSSNGLSITSMATLAYSETNSDSIWDKFKGALLNSLVFVAMVTVVTFLLVLLFYFRCTKFLKYYMGFSAFLVLGFLGGEIALFLIQDFSFPVDCITFCVVLFNFTVVGVLAVFMSKMAIFVTQAYLVVIGMLVAYWFTLLPEWTTWVLLVAMALYDLAAVLLPGGPLRLLVELAISRDEEIPALVYEARPVISSNSGSIGGVAQRRLWRGGRGGSGENQGLNSNQIPTPGAYLSVGSSENERNTIDTEQGRFPSVDSELVAPLIQHQISVRLNSPEDVAPSENLVLEGIGLASSGAIKLGLGDFIFYSVLVGRAAMYDFMTVYACYLAIIAGLGITLLLLALYEKVLPALPVSVLLGVLFYLLTRLLLENFVVQCSVNLLMF; translated from the coding sequence ATGGATCGGAATCCAAGACGCAGAAGCATTCTGGAAACTCTCGGCGAAGAAATAGTCAGAATCGTAACTCCAGTCTCGATATGCATGATTTTGGTGGTGATTCTTGTTTCTTTACTCAACACGGATTCCTCTTCAAATGGGTTATCAATCACATCGATGGCCACTTTAGCCTACTCTGAAACCAACTCAGATTCCATATGGGACAAATTCAAGGGAGCCCTTTTGAATTCCCTTGTTTTTGTTGCCATGGTGACAGTGGTCACTTTCCTGTTAGTGCTGCTTTTCTATTTCAGATGCACCAAGTTCTTGAAATACTACATGGGTTTCTCTGCTTTTCTAGTTTTGGGGTTCTTGGGCGGGGAGATTGCTCTTTTTTTGATCCAAGATTTCAGCTTTCCGGTTGATTGTATTACATTTTGTGTCGTTTTGTTTAATTTCACTGTTGTTGGTGTCCTGGCTGTGTTTATGTCGAAAATGGCTATATTTGTTACACAAGCTTATTTGGTTGTCATTGGGATGTTGGTTGCTTATTGGTTCACCCTTTTACCCGAATGGACCACTTGGGTGCTTTTAGTTGCCATGGCATTGTATGATCTTGCCGCAGTTTTGCTGCCTGGTGGACCTTTGAGGCTCTTGGTAGAGCTAGCTATATCAAGAGATGAAGAAATTCCAGCTTTAGTCTACGAGGCACGACCGGTTATCAGTAGCAATTCTGGCTCGATTGGTGGTGTGGCACAGAGAAGGTTATGGAGAGGTGGAAGGGGTGGTTCGGGTGAAAATCAAGGGCTTAACTCCAATCAAATCCCTACCCCAGGGGCATATTTATCGGTTGGAAGTAGCGAAAACGAGAGGAATACCATTGATACTGAACAAGGTCGGTTTCCCAGCGTGGATTCTGAACTTGTTGCTCCTCTTATTCAGCATCAAATAAGTGTCCGATTAAATTCACCAGAAGACGTTGCTCCAAGTGAGAACCTTGTGCTCGAAGGGATCGGCCTGGCATCCTCAGGTGCGATCAAGCTTGGGTTAGGTGACTTCATCTTTTACAGTGTTTTAGTTGGTAGAGCTGCTATGTATGACTTCATGACGGTGTATGCATGTTACCTTGCAATAATTGCTGGTCTTGGCATAACCTTGTTGCTTCTTGCACTGTATGAGAAGGTTCTACCGGCACTTCCGGTGTCTGTCTTGCTAGGTGTGTTGTTCTACTTGCTTACTCGGCTAttgcttgaaaattttgttgtacAATGTTCAGTGAACCTGTTGATGTTTTAG